In the Arthrobacter zhaoxinii genome, one interval contains:
- the yjfF gene encoding galactofuranose ABC transporter, permease protein YjfF gives MPASIPEGADTAAATQASGSGTSRNEGGALMSVLTSPSAPATRQRISRLQGKAKYAPTAATIALFFAMFAAGSLIYPGFFSGQVFLNLLIDNTFLIVLAVGMTFVILTGGIDLSVGSVVALSMMIAAALLQAGWNPFAVIAVVLLTGAVFGLAMGLVIQVFEIQPFIVTLAGLFLARGLCYVISLDAITVTDPFFTSMAQARIPLPDDMFVSPGVIIALLFVAGAFYLLHHTRFGRTVYAIGGGEASARLMGLAVPRTKVLVYTVSGFCSATAGILFSFYSLSGYSLAAQGMELDAIAAVVVGGTLLTGGYGYVVGSLAGVLVLGIVQTFISYQGTLSSWWTRIVIGALLLLFILLQKVFSRKTKLT, from the coding sequence GTGCCTGCTTCAATCCCCGAAGGCGCGGACACTGCTGCGGCAACGCAGGCGTCCGGCTCCGGCACTTCCCGCAACGAAGGCGGCGCTTTGATGTCAGTCCTCACCAGTCCCTCCGCCCCGGCCACGCGGCAGCGCATCAGCCGGCTGCAGGGCAAGGCCAAATACGCCCCCACTGCGGCGACCATCGCGTTGTTCTTCGCGATGTTTGCCGCTGGATCCCTGATCTATCCGGGATTCTTTTCCGGACAGGTGTTCCTGAACCTGCTGATCGACAACACCTTCCTGATTGTGCTGGCCGTGGGGATGACGTTTGTCATCCTGACCGGGGGGATCGACCTGTCCGTGGGGTCGGTTGTCGCGCTTTCCATGATGATTGCCGCCGCCCTGCTGCAGGCGGGCTGGAACCCCTTCGCAGTGATCGCCGTGGTGCTGCTGACCGGGGCAGTGTTCGGGCTGGCCATGGGCCTGGTGATCCAGGTGTTTGAAATCCAGCCGTTTATCGTCACCCTCGCCGGCCTGTTCCTGGCCCGCGGGCTTTGTTACGTCATCAGCCTCGACGCGATCACCGTCACCGACCCGTTCTTCACGTCCATGGCGCAGGCACGGATCCCGCTGCCGGACGACATGTTCGTCTCGCCCGGTGTCATCATTGCCCTGCTTTTCGTGGCCGGCGCGTTCTATCTGCTTCACCACACGCGTTTCGGCAGGACGGTTTACGCAATCGGCGGGGGAGAGGCCTCGGCAAGGCTGATGGGGCTGGCCGTGCCGCGGACCAAAGTGCTGGTCTATACGGTCAGCGGGTTTTGCTCCGCCACGGCCGGCATCCTCTTTTCCTTCTACAGTCTCTCCGGCTACAGCCTCGCCGCCCAGGGGATGGAACTGGACGCCATCGCCGCGGTGGTGGTCGGGGGAACCCTCCTGACCGGAGGTTACGGGTATGTTGTCGGATCCCTGGCCGGGGTGCTGGTGCTGGGCATTGTCCAGACGTTCATCTCCTACCAGGGGACCCTGAGTTCCTGGTGGACGCGGATAGTCATCGGCGCGCTTCTGCTGCTGTTCATCCTGCTGCAGAAGGTGTTCTCCCGGAAAACGAAGCTCACCTAG
- a CDS encoding ABC transporter substrate-binding protein, with amino-acid sequence MSALGLAACGGGSDSGSGAEDGITMGFAQVGAESGWRTANTKDVQDAAKAADVDLKFTDAQQKQENQIKAIRSYIQQQVDVIAFSPVVESGWDTVLKEAKDADIPVILTDRAIDSSDTTLYTTFLGSDFVKEGKTAGEWLVEESAATDGPVNIVELQGTTGAAPALDRKEGFEAAIAADPDLKIVESQTGDFTRSGGKQVMEAFLKNNPDIDVVYAHNDDMGLGAIEAIEAAGMVPGEDIKIITVDAVKDGMTALADGKINFIVECNPLLGEQLMDLAEKVVNGEDVPARVVVEETAFTPEQAKEALPNRKY; translated from the coding sequence GTGTCAGCCCTCGGTCTCGCTGCCTGCGGCGGCGGATCCGATAGCGGGAGCGGCGCGGAGGACGGCATCACCATGGGCTTTGCCCAGGTAGGCGCCGAGAGCGGCTGGCGGACGGCCAACACCAAGGACGTGCAGGACGCCGCGAAGGCCGCGGACGTGGACCTGAAGTTCACCGACGCCCAGCAAAAGCAGGAGAACCAGATCAAGGCGATCCGCTCCTACATCCAGCAGCAGGTGGACGTGATTGCCTTCTCTCCGGTGGTCGAATCCGGCTGGGACACCGTCCTGAAGGAGGCCAAGGACGCCGACATTCCCGTGATCCTCACCGACCGTGCCATCGATTCATCGGACACGACCCTCTACACAACCTTCCTGGGGTCGGACTTTGTCAAAGAAGGCAAGACGGCCGGGGAATGGCTCGTCGAAGAAAGCGCGGCCACTGACGGGCCCGTGAACATTGTGGAACTGCAGGGAACCACCGGTGCCGCCCCGGCCCTCGATCGGAAGGAAGGCTTCGAAGCGGCCATCGCCGCGGATCCGGACCTGAAGATTGTCGAGTCCCAGACCGGCGACTTCACGCGCAGCGGCGGCAAGCAGGTGATGGAGGCATTCCTGAAGAACAACCCGGACATTGACGTCGTCTACGCCCACAACGACGACATGGGACTGGGCGCCATCGAAGCGATCGAGGCCGCGGGCATGGTGCCGGGGGAAGACATCAAAATCATCACCGTGGATGCGGTTAAAGACGGTATGACCGCCCTCGCGGACGGAAAAATCAACTTCATCGTCGAGTGCAACCCACTGCTGGGCGAGCAGCTGATGGATCTCGCCGAGAAGGTGGTCAACGGCGAAGACGTCCCCGCCCGCGTGGTTGTTGAAGAAACTGCGTTCACCCCTGAGCAGGCGAAGGAAGCCCTGCCGAACCGCAAGTACTAA
- a CDS encoding sugar-binding transcriptional regulator encodes MYYLQSLTMEAIARELRISRSTVSRLLSYARSTGLVRIEIRNPSDRAPALEQEIASRFGIQAHVVPVAETVSPAQALQRVAVQAAHLIGPLIDSDAIIGVAWGSTLTAVSQHLPIKNTHDSTIVQMNGAGNFRTSGITYASEILQRFGHAYGARVVQFPVPAFFDHAETKEAMWRERPVKRVLDLQARMNTAIFGVGSMEAGVPSHVYNGAYLDEEDLDELVSEGVVGDVATMFYRADGTWDGIKLNHRSTGPDLSTLRQVPRRICVVAGETKTTSLLGALRAGLVTDLILDENSARRLASS; translated from the coding sequence ATGTACTACCTGCAGAGCCTGACCATGGAGGCCATTGCACGGGAACTGCGGATTTCCCGCTCCACGGTGTCCCGGCTGCTCTCTTATGCCCGAAGCACCGGCCTGGTCCGGATTGAGATCCGCAACCCCTCGGACCGGGCTCCGGCGCTGGAACAGGAGATCGCCTCCCGCTTCGGCATCCAGGCCCATGTGGTCCCCGTTGCCGAAACTGTCTCCCCCGCCCAGGCCCTGCAGCGGGTCGCCGTCCAGGCCGCCCATCTGATCGGTCCGCTCATCGATTCGGACGCGATCATCGGCGTCGCCTGGGGCTCCACACTGACGGCCGTCAGCCAGCACCTGCCCATCAAGAACACGCATGACAGCACCATCGTGCAGATGAACGGGGCCGGGAATTTCCGCACCTCGGGCATTACCTATGCCAGCGAGATCCTGCAGCGTTTCGGCCATGCGTACGGTGCCCGCGTGGTCCAGTTCCCCGTCCCGGCCTTCTTCGACCATGCCGAGACCAAGGAAGCGATGTGGCGGGAACGCCCGGTGAAGCGGGTGCTGGATCTGCAGGCCCGGATGAACACGGCGATTTTCGGCGTGGGGTCCATGGAGGCGGGCGTGCCCAGCCATGTCTACAACGGGGCCTACCTCGACGAGGAAGACCTGGATGAGCTGGTGTCCGAGGGCGTGGTGGGCGACGTCGCCACCATGTTCTACCGGGCCGACGGCACCTGGGACGGGATCAAGCTCAATCACCGCAGCACCGGTCCCGACCTCTCCACGCTGCGCCAGGTCCCCCGCCGGATCTGCGTGGTGGCCGGGGAAACCAAAACCACCAGCCTGCTCGGTGCCCTGCGTGCGGGACTGGTCACGGACCTGATCCTGGACGAGAACTCCGCGCGGCGGCTGGCGTCGTCGTAG
- the sigJ gene encoding RNA polymerase sigma factor SigJ, translated as MANRSAGGQGDDGGSRADDTQLSGARAGRDAEFLRHRGMVFTIAYDVLGTVADAEDVVQETYLRWRAVETPVENPRAYLARTASRQALNSLRTASRRREDYPGEWLPEPLPTGPARLPADPEAAALTASEVSTAMLVLLQTLSGPERAAFILHEVFDFGYPEIAATLEMGEPAVRQTVHRARTRLRAGTPRTAPDTGEHRAAVERFLAATMTGQVQSLLDVLAPDVVLVSDGGGKVSAALRPVHGPEKVARLMIGLADKYGAGAVPEFIELNGLPAVAYREDGTVTTVFQLDLADGRVQAVYAVRNPDKLIRLQG; from the coding sequence ATGGCCAACAGGTCCGCAGGTGGGCAGGGCGACGACGGCGGGTCCCGTGCCGATGACACGCAGCTGAGCGGTGCGCGGGCTGGCCGTGACGCCGAATTCCTGAGGCACCGAGGGATGGTCTTCACCATTGCCTATGACGTCCTCGGCACCGTGGCCGATGCCGAGGACGTGGTGCAGGAGACCTATCTCCGGTGGCGCGCGGTGGAGACTCCAGTGGAAAACCCACGGGCCTACCTGGCCCGCACCGCCTCCCGCCAGGCACTGAATTCCCTCCGCACTGCATCCCGGCGGCGGGAGGACTATCCGGGCGAGTGGCTGCCCGAACCGCTGCCTACCGGACCCGCGCGGCTGCCGGCGGATCCGGAGGCGGCGGCCCTGACCGCCAGCGAGGTGTCGACGGCCATGCTGGTACTCCTGCAGACCCTGAGCGGGCCGGAGCGGGCCGCCTTCATTCTGCACGAGGTCTTCGACTTCGGATATCCGGAGATTGCTGCAACCCTCGAGATGGGCGAGCCCGCCGTGCGGCAGACAGTTCACCGGGCACGGACCCGGCTTCGGGCGGGCACGCCCCGGACTGCGCCGGACACCGGAGAGCACCGGGCCGCCGTCGAACGTTTCCTGGCCGCCACCATGACCGGGCAGGTGCAGTCCCTGCTGGACGTGCTGGCTCCGGACGTGGTCCTGGTGTCCGACGGCGGCGGTAAGGTCAGCGCCGCGCTGCGTCCGGTCCACGGGCCGGAGAAGGTGGCCCGCCTGATGATCGGGCTGGCGGACAAGTACGGTGCCGGGGCCGTCCCCGAGTTCATTGAACTGAACGGGCTGCCGGCGGTCGCGTATCGGGAAGACGGCACTGTGACCACTGTGTTCCAGCTGGACCTCGCGGATGGCCGGGTGCAGGCGGTGTACGCGGTGCGCAACCCGGACAAGCTGATCCGGCTCCAGGGCTAG
- a CDS encoding NAD(P)/FAD-dependent oxidoreductase, which translates to MGTTAVILGGGYAGVMAANRLAASGRPGLDVVLATPEERFVERIRLHEYTAGTRADATVDFTSILHPAVRRIAGRAVRILPGERTVQLAGGETLTYDYLVYAVGSAAAAAPDGAVRIEQLEGATAARGRLAALPAGARVAVVGGGLTAVEMAAETARSCDVRVSLHSAGPVAPRLRAQTRLSVEKSLRRAGVELHSGTPVPADGDVRTVLGADVVLWCAGFGVPGLARVSGLPVNDDGRLRVDPTLRVRGQDRVYGAGDAAVIDEPFYDYLRMCCAAALPMGADAAGNILRALDGETGVRHDSGFRGLCISLGRSDGAVQFLSADDSPTRFHLHGRTAAVQKEIICRMTLRWIRGEAKRSGAYTWPTGPQVGRATTAGPVPMTRS; encoded by the coding sequence ATGGGCACCACAGCAGTCATTCTGGGCGGGGGATACGCAGGGGTCATGGCCGCCAACCGGCTGGCGGCCAGCGGGAGGCCGGGACTCGACGTCGTCCTGGCGACGCCGGAGGAAAGGTTCGTGGAGCGGATTCGGCTTCACGAGTACACGGCCGGCACCCGTGCGGACGCCACCGTTGATTTCACCTCGATCCTGCACCCGGCCGTGCGGCGGATCGCCGGCCGTGCGGTGCGGATCCTGCCGGGGGAGCGGACTGTGCAGCTGGCCGGCGGGGAAACCCTCACCTACGACTATCTGGTGTACGCCGTGGGCTCTGCCGCGGCGGCGGCGCCGGACGGAGCGGTGCGGATCGAACAGCTCGAAGGAGCCACGGCGGCACGCGGCCGACTCGCAGCACTGCCTGCCGGTGCCCGCGTAGCGGTGGTGGGCGGCGGGCTGACCGCCGTCGAGATGGCCGCTGAAACCGCCCGGTCCTGCGACGTCCGCGTTAGCCTGCACAGCGCCGGCCCCGTCGCGCCGCGGCTGCGCGCACAGACCCGCCTGTCCGTGGAGAAGAGCCTGCGCCGGGCCGGAGTGGAACTGCACAGCGGCACACCGGTGCCTGCCGACGGCGACGTGCGGACGGTGCTGGGCGCCGACGTCGTGCTGTGGTGCGCCGGGTTCGGGGTGCCCGGACTGGCCAGGGTGAGCGGGCTCCCGGTGAACGACGACGGGCGGCTGCGTGTGGATCCGACGCTGCGGGTACGCGGCCAGGACCGGGTCTACGGAGCCGGCGATGCCGCGGTGATCGACGAACCCTTCTACGACTACCTCCGGATGTGCTGCGCGGCCGCCCTGCCGATGGGGGCCGACGCGGCAGGGAACATCCTCCGGGCACTGGACGGAGAGACGGGAGTGCGGCACGACAGCGGATTCCGCGGCCTGTGCATTAGTCTGGGCCGCAGCGACGGAGCGGTGCAGTTCCTGTCTGCCGACGATTCCCCGACCCGCTTTCACCTGCACGGCAGGACGGCGGCTGTCCAGAAGGAAATCATCTGCCGGATGACACTGCGGTGGATCCGCGGTGAAGCCAAACGAAGCGGAGCATACACATGGCCAACAGGTCCGCAGGTGGGCAGGGCGACGACGGCGGGTCCCGTGCCGATGACACGCAGCTGA
- a CDS encoding M15 family metallopeptidase — protein sequence MPRQHITAHIAILGCVCLGLQAYLFHLDQPVSAGTTPAAGQDFDSPASVFVVVNKERPLLDPAYAPGDLADAGGVALRREASDAFARMTADAAGAGVTITAVSGFRTAEAQAALHADYAGRYGSALAESISAQAGHSEHQTGLAVDIGAADGACSLQACFEGTGAGAWAAANAHQYGFIVRYPAGAEHVTGYAYEPWHLRYVGPAAAGKIHDAGITLEQYAGLYHPSGTPAPTPAPSHPSLDPLP from the coding sequence ATGCCGCGCCAGCACATCACCGCACACATCGCCATCCTTGGCTGCGTGTGCCTCGGGCTCCAGGCCTATCTCTTCCATCTCGACCAGCCGGTCTCGGCCGGAACGACGCCGGCTGCCGGACAGGATTTCGACTCCCCGGCCAGCGTCTTTGTGGTCGTCAACAAGGAACGTCCGCTCCTGGACCCCGCTTATGCGCCCGGGGACCTGGCCGACGCCGGCGGCGTGGCACTGCGCCGGGAAGCCTCCGATGCGTTTGCCCGGATGACAGCCGATGCCGCCGGGGCCGGCGTCACCATCACCGCGGTGAGCGGCTTCCGGACGGCCGAAGCCCAGGCCGCGCTGCACGCCGATTATGCCGGCCGCTACGGATCCGCCCTGGCTGAATCGATTTCCGCCCAGGCGGGCCACAGCGAGCACCAGACCGGGCTGGCCGTGGATATCGGCGCCGCCGACGGGGCGTGCTCACTGCAGGCCTGCTTCGAGGGGACGGGCGCCGGAGCATGGGCAGCGGCCAACGCCCATCAGTACGGGTTTATCGTCCGCTACCCGGCAGGTGCCGAGCACGTCACGGGCTACGCCTACGAGCCTTGGCATCTTCGCTATGTGGGTCCCGCTGCGGCCGGGAAGATCCACGACGCCGGCATCACGCTGGAGCAGTATGCCGGGCTGTACCACCCATCGGGAACGCCGGCGCCGACGCCGGCGCCGTCGCACCCGTCGCTGGACCCTCTGCCGTAA
- a CDS encoding ABC transporter permease codes for MTGVLRHRLLWPVLALVLLLLLNQGFRSDFLLVRVQDGHLYGSLIDILRNGAPTLLIALGMTLVIASRGIDLSVGAVAAIAGAVSCTYIYNSDNPGSFSTAATAVAIAVAAGVALGAWNGLLVSIIGIQPIIATLVLMTAGRGLAQLVTDGQIISVSNESFHAIGAGFFLTLPISILIAALAFAGAALLTRRTALGTQIESVGINPLASRLAGLSARRILWIVYIFSGFCAAVAGLMISSNVTAADANNAGLFIEMDAILAVVIGGTSLAGGRYSLVGTLIGALIIQTLTTTVYTLGIPPEVTLVFKALVVILVCLLQSPKARTLLRQRRRPAPALPATKAAL; via the coding sequence ATGACCGGGGTGCTCAGGCACCGGCTGCTGTGGCCGGTCCTGGCCCTTGTCCTGCTGCTGCTGCTCAACCAGGGATTCCGCAGCGACTTCCTGCTGGTCCGGGTTCAGGACGGCCACCTCTACGGCAGCCTGATCGATATCCTGCGCAACGGTGCGCCCACCCTCCTGATCGCCCTGGGCATGACGCTCGTGATTGCGTCCCGGGGAATCGACCTCTCAGTGGGGGCCGTGGCGGCCATCGCGGGCGCCGTCTCCTGCACCTACATCTACAACTCGGACAATCCGGGATCATTCTCGACGGCGGCCACCGCCGTCGCCATCGCGGTGGCCGCAGGGGTGGCGCTGGGTGCCTGGAACGGGCTGCTGGTCTCCATCATCGGCATCCAGCCCATCATTGCCACGCTGGTGCTGATGACGGCGGGCCGCGGCCTGGCCCAGCTCGTGACCGACGGACAGATCATTTCCGTGTCCAACGAATCCTTCCACGCGATCGGAGCGGGGTTTTTCCTCACCCTGCCTATTTCCATCCTCATAGCAGCACTGGCCTTCGCCGGGGCAGCGCTGCTGACCCGGCGTACGGCACTGGGAACACAAATTGAATCGGTGGGCATCAACCCCCTGGCAAGCCGGCTGGCCGGCCTCAGCGCACGGCGGATCCTCTGGATTGTCTACATCTTCAGCGGCTTCTGCGCTGCCGTCGCCGGGTTGATGATCAGTTCCAACGTCACCGCTGCAGATGCGAACAACGCCGGGCTCTTCATCGAGATGGACGCCATCCTCGCCGTCGTCATCGGCGGCACCTCGCTGGCCGGCGGACGCTACAGCCTCGTGGGCACCCTGATCGGCGCCCTCATCATCCAGACCCTGACCACCACTGTCTACACGCTCGGCATTCCGCCCGAGGTGACCCTGGTCTTCAAGGCGCTCGTGGTCATCCTGGTGTGCCTGCTTCAATCCCCGAAGGCGCGGACACTGCTGCGGCAACGCAGGCGTCCGGCTCCGGCACTTCCCGCAACGAAGGCGGCGCTTTGA
- a CDS encoding SDR family NAD(P)-dependent oxidoreductase: protein MSPKTIVITGASDGIGAAAARRLTENGHHVVVVGRSPEKTAAVAKDTGGEYFLADFADLGSVRTLASELLQRYPRIDVLANNAGAVFGNVRQVTGDGHEMTFQVNYLAPFLLTQLLTDRLLESKGTVINTSSMANRLFGNVDLDDLENENGYNPSKAYGNAKLEQILFTEEFDRRYRSHGATSTAFHPGVIGSSFSSAEGSAMRAVYQSPLLRRLLPTPEKGARTLVFLAEGTPGTDYPTGKYFVRSKVAKPNKQAGDAALALGLWNRSVAMLAK from the coding sequence GTGTCTCCCAAAACCATCGTGATCACCGGCGCCAGCGACGGAATCGGCGCCGCTGCGGCAAGGCGGCTGACCGAAAACGGGCATCACGTCGTGGTGGTGGGACGGTCGCCGGAGAAGACCGCCGCCGTCGCCAAGGATACGGGCGGCGAGTATTTCCTGGCCGATTTCGCGGACCTGGGCAGCGTGCGTACCCTGGCTTCGGAACTGCTCCAGCGTTACCCGCGGATCGACGTCCTGGCCAACAACGCCGGCGCCGTTTTCGGCAATGTCCGCCAGGTCACCGGGGACGGACACGAGATGACCTTCCAGGTGAACTACCTCGCGCCGTTCCTGCTCACCCAACTGCTGACCGACCGGCTCCTTGAATCCAAGGGCACGGTCATCAACACCTCCAGCATGGCCAACCGGTTGTTCGGCAACGTGGACCTGGACGATCTGGAGAATGAAAACGGGTACAACCCCAGCAAGGCCTATGGAAACGCCAAGCTGGAGCAGATCCTGTTCACGGAGGAGTTCGACCGCCGCTACCGCTCGCACGGGGCAACTTCCACCGCCTTCCACCCGGGCGTGATCGGGTCGAGCTTCTCCAGTGCGGAAGGATCGGCAATGCGTGCGGTTTACCAGTCGCCGCTGCTGCGCAGGCTGCTCCCGACGCCGGAAAAGGGTGCCAGGACACTGGTCTTCCTGGCCGAGGGAACCCCGGGAACGGACTATCCCACCGGCAAGTACTTTGTCCGGAGCAAGGTGGCTAAGCCCAACAAACAGGCCGGGGACGCCGCGCTGGCTTTGGGCCTCTGGAACCGTTCGGTGGCAATGCTCGCGAAGTGA
- a CDS encoding DUF4334 domain-containing protein, which yields MANEPDPAVLRLQELQAGTDAGTALAFFDSQPPVQVPELNGSWRGTEVPTGHRLDGLLEPMGWYGKRFDGAEEVFPLVFSGSGGGVFNVNPALVPLSAVLRFGPLLRKPGVLAAVRPALRVARTRRPGARLRMTEYRGVLSASMIYDALPVLDVFRRVDARTVLGAMDLRGPEAPFFFALRRD from the coding sequence GTGGCCAATGAACCCGATCCCGCTGTGCTTCGGCTGCAGGAACTGCAGGCCGGGACCGACGCCGGGACTGCCCTGGCGTTCTTCGATTCCCAGCCACCGGTGCAGGTGCCGGAGCTGAACGGCTCCTGGCGGGGTACCGAAGTGCCCACCGGGCACCGGCTCGACGGCCTGCTCGAGCCGATGGGCTGGTACGGCAAGCGGTTCGACGGCGCGGAGGAGGTGTTCCCGCTGGTCTTCTCCGGTTCCGGCGGAGGCGTGTTCAACGTCAATCCGGCGCTGGTCCCGCTTTCTGCAGTGCTGCGTTTCGGTCCCTTGCTGCGGAAGCCGGGCGTGCTGGCGGCTGTACGTCCTGCGTTGCGGGTGGCGCGGACCCGGCGGCCCGGCGCCCGGCTGCGGATGACCGAGTACCGCGGGGTGTTGAGCGCGTCAATGATCTACGACGCCCTGCCGGTCCTGGACGTCTTCCGCCGGGTCGACGCACGCACGGTGCTCGGTGCCATGGACCTGCGCGGTCCCGAAGCTCCGTTCTTTTTCGCCCTGCGGCGGGACTAG
- a CDS encoding sugar ABC transporter ATP-binding protein: MEAISPVVEMRGITVAFPGVKALDGVDFRLFPGEVHALMGENGAGKSTLIKALTGVYRTDGGSITVADRPREFATPSAAQEAGISTVYQEVNLCPNLTVEENILLGREPRRFGHIHWKEVRRAARAVLAQLQLGHIDPGSVLSTHSIAIQQLVAIARAVQIDAKVLVLDEPTSSLDADEVQQLFDVVRALRDRGVAVLFVSHFLEQVYDLSDRMTVLRNGKLLGEYRTAELPRMELIKKMIGKDLEVLEELDRGDIRPAAGDRDSRPVLQAENLGRKGSVENVTVSIGPGQILGLAGLLGSGRTETARLLFGADRADIGKLRIRGAERSLRSPRTAIEQGIGFSSENRKEEGLVGDLSVKDNMVLAMQARKGWLRKVPRQLQDQLADKFIETLDIRPANKDALIRDLSGGNQQKVLLARWLITNPALLILDEPTRGIDIGAKTQIQMHISSLADQGMSIVFISAELEEVLRLSDHIAVLKDRRMVADLPNQGVSMEDVMTIIAGTGE; encoded by the coding sequence ATGGAAGCAATCTCTCCCGTGGTGGAAATGCGCGGTATCACCGTTGCATTTCCGGGCGTGAAAGCTCTGGACGGCGTGGACTTTCGACTCTTTCCCGGGGAAGTCCACGCCCTCATGGGCGAAAACGGGGCCGGTAAATCGACCCTGATCAAAGCCCTCACCGGGGTTTACCGGACCGACGGCGGTTCCATTACCGTCGCGGACCGGCCCCGGGAGTTTGCCACGCCGTCGGCAGCACAGGAGGCGGGGATCAGCACCGTCTACCAGGAGGTGAACCTGTGCCCGAACCTGACCGTCGAAGAGAATATCCTGCTGGGCCGGGAACCCCGGAGGTTCGGACACATCCACTGGAAAGAGGTCCGAAGGGCAGCCCGTGCCGTCCTGGCGCAGCTCCAACTCGGCCACATCGACCCCGGCTCCGTGCTGTCCACCCACTCCATAGCCATTCAGCAGCTGGTGGCCATCGCCCGTGCCGTCCAGATCGACGCGAAGGTCCTGGTCCTCGACGAACCCACTTCCAGCCTGGACGCGGACGAGGTGCAGCAGCTCTTTGACGTGGTCCGCGCCCTCCGGGACCGGGGCGTTGCCGTCCTGTTCGTTTCGCACTTCCTGGAGCAGGTCTACGACCTTTCCGACCGCATGACCGTACTCCGGAACGGCAAACTGCTGGGCGAGTACCGGACGGCCGAACTGCCCCGCATGGAACTGATCAAGAAGATGATCGGCAAGGACCTGGAAGTCCTGGAGGAGCTGGACCGCGGGGACATCCGGCCGGCAGCCGGCGACCGGGACAGCCGGCCGGTGCTGCAGGCGGAGAACCTGGGACGGAAGGGATCGGTGGAGAACGTCACTGTCTCGATCGGCCCGGGACAGATCCTTGGCCTTGCCGGCCTGCTGGGGTCCGGGCGCACGGAAACGGCGCGGCTGCTCTTCGGGGCGGACCGCGCGGACATCGGCAAACTCCGGATCCGCGGTGCGGAGCGCTCCCTTCGCAGCCCCCGCACGGCCATCGAACAGGGCATCGGTTTTTCCTCGGAGAACCGCAAGGAAGAGGGCCTGGTGGGCGACCTGTCCGTCAAGGACAACATGGTCCTGGCCATGCAGGCGCGAAAAGGATGGCTTCGGAAAGTCCCCCGTCAGCTGCAGGACCAGCTGGCGGACAAGTTCATTGAAACGCTGGATATCCGGCCCGCGAACAAGGACGCACTGATCCGCGACCTCAGCGGCGGAAACCAGCAGAAGGTGCTCCTGGCCCGCTGGCTGATCACGAACCCGGCGCTGCTCATTCTCGATGAACCCACCCGCGGCATCGACATTGGCGCCAAGACGCAGATCCAGATGCACATCAGCAGCCTGGCCGACCAGGGCATGTCCATTGTCTTTATTTCCGCGGAACTCGAGGAAGTGCTGCGCCTCAGCGACCACATTGCCGTCCTCAAGGACCGCAGGATGGTCGCCGACCTGCCCAACCAGGGAGTCAGCATGGAGGATGTCATGACGATTATCGCCGGGACAGGCGAATGA